ATTCCTACCCTATGTTATGTGCATCGTCTTCTTATACGATGGTAAAAGGAAACTACTTTTCTACTTTTCATTTCAAACCATTCGTCCATTAGTGGTGAAAAAGCTAGGAGCTTCCGATATTTATAGCAATGGAATCTAATTTCAAGCCAAAGCCAATTCTCAATCGAAATGAGTTAAAGCAAATCAAGCAATCTAGGACTCGTGTAGAGGGCAAGAAAGTTATCACGGATGATGTGCGAAAATTAAAATCGCTTAAGGTGACACCGGATTTAGCCCCGGATGAGCAAATCAATTATTACAAAGAGCCTATTTGGATTGAATACTATATTCCGAAAGAGTCTAGGTTCGCTCTTGAAACAAAATATCTCTTTATTCTTTTGATACCCCCAACGCCTAGACCGGATATTGATAAAATTCTAATTCAGGCACAGAAAGAAGATACTTTTATCAATCTATTAGAACTTTCCAATTCTAAGGAGCCATATGCGGAGGTAATCAAAAAATCTTACCGTCATGTCGAATCCATCCTAGATACCATTTCTGACAACTTAGAGCAATACGAGGAAAGCAAGAACGCCGAATTTCTTAAAATTCCAGTCTATTTAACAGAAACTCTTATGCTATCAGAGCCAACCCTTGCTACGCTTGAAGTATTGGGCGAATACTCAATACATAATCTAATTTGGCTCATTAAAAAACTAAATCGGGGAAATGTGACTTTTTCTCTAGAAGACAGAACGATTGCCCTTTTAATAAAGAGACGTAACGAATTTTTTGAAGAAAAAGATTTTCCTGTAGACGACGATTTCGAATTATTGTCTGCTTTATTTTTTGAACAAGCCTATCCGCATCGTGGAGCAGAAGAGCTTGATGCGCAAGATTTTCTTTTAGATTAACTTTTTCATCGTTACCTAACTCTAATTATTGCGATTTTTTTTAAATTAAATGAATCTTATTGTTGATTTTTAAAAAGCGTATGCAATAATCTGCCTCTGTCTTTTACGCTTAAGGCTTTTGGAGAAATAAAATGACTTTTTTTCATTCTGTTTATGATGCTATCTATTTAAACTATCTTTCCTTTGGAACTTTACTCAGTTTTATTTTTACAATCTTACTCGGTATCTATTTAGTAACTTTACCGGGCAAATCTAAAAGCACTTTCCACCTTGGTCTTGGTTTTTTCTTCATGGGTCTCATGAATTTATCATATGTAATGGCAGCAATGATCTATTTGCCATTTGCCGCTTTTCATAGATGGGGCTCTGTGGGGTTTATTCTTCCGGCTATTCTACATTTGACGCAGTGGCTTTTTTATTTTCCAGAAGACAATTATCCTAGAGTTCGAAAAATCTTCCAATATACACAATGGATTTTAGCTTTTATAGTAGAAGGAGTTTTTATCTATGCAAGCTTACACTCTAACACAAAATTTCATTTTACAGGTCATTATTGGGATTTTGATTCAGAATGGGTAAGTAAGATCGTTGGTATCGTAATCTTTGGATACATTATAACATTTGCGTTAGTTGGCATTGTAAAAACATTTCTTTTAAAAACGGAAGAGCGCTGGGCGTTATTGCAAGTAACCATTGCCATTTTAATTGCTTCGATTGTTCCAGCCTTCATGAATATTTTAAGTAGAGATGGAATTTTAGATAGAGGAGTATTTCTTACTTCTTTTGTATTATTTACTGTCTTTGGATTTTTCTTTGTAGTAATCATATTCATCAATGAAACAAAAGACCGCACATCTTTCATGGCAAAGATTGTAGGAGTAACAATGGTTAGCTTCTTACTCTTAATGCAGGGAATGAGTTTTGTTACAATGAAAGATAAAGAAGTTGAGTATGATGCGATCCGAGTGGAAAATTTAGAAAGGTATTTAGAAGGCGGGCATCGTCATGCAGATATGCAATATGTTTTGGAGTTATCAAAAGATTCTGGAGAGATTAATAAAATAGACTATGAAGATGCAGATAATTTAGATATGCCTCTCATACGAGAAGACTTTTTAAATAGCATTGTTTATGAAGAAATAATGGAATTACCAATCGAAAATTTTCAAAATAATATTAAAACATTACTTTCTACAACCCATGAAGAATTTGGTGGGTATAAGAACTCAATTTTAGATTTTGTTGAAGAGCATAGAGGATTAAGCAATGAAGAAATGAAATCACAGTTGATTCCTTTCTTTGAAAAATTAAACAAGACAGCGTTTGTTGGGATCACAAAACTAGACACGTTTTCAGATAAAGATTTTTGTAGCGAAACAGTTAAGTATCTGAATAAAAGCAAGGATTTGGCTAGCTTTAGAGATGTAATCTTTGTTCATTTACAAGACTGCAACTGGAATAGAAGTTATCTAGAACCGTATAAATTAAAAAAAGAAATCAACAAATACCTGAGATATTTTAAGCCAACTCTCACAAGGCATTATAGAAAGAGTCTCGATGGTGGCAAACACTACGTATCCTATATCAAATACAACTCAACAAAGAAAAATGTAACTGAAGTCGGCTTTTCTTATCTGGCTTATCGTAAGTATATGCACCCTGCTGCAAGATCGCAGATTATAATTCTTTTTGTCGTTTTATTCATTGTATTGGGTGCATTCCCGTTATTCTTTAAAGGAAGTTTAATGAATCCACTGATGAGTCTATTGCGTGGTGTGGCTAAAGTCAACTCCGGTAACTTAGATGTAGTCGTAAGTGTTAAAGTGCAAGACGAAATTGGGTTTCTTTCCCAGTCCTTCAATTCGATGGTTGACTCTATTAAACAAGCTCGAAAAGAATTGCAAGATTATGCAGACAATCTAGAAGAAAAAGTAAAAGAACGAACCAAAGAAGTGCAAGAGAAAATGGAAGAAGTTCAAAAACTTAAAATTCAACAAGACGGTGATTACTTCTTAACTTCTCTTCTCGCTAAACCTTTATTCTTTAACGCGAACAAATCAAAGTTAGTCACGACTGAATTCATAATTCATCAAAAAAAGAAATTTGAATTTAGAAATAAAACAGCCGACTTAGGCGGAGATATTTGTATCACTGGAAATTTGAAATTTGGGACGCCTGATAATTTTAGACGATATACGCTAGCCATGAACGGAGATGCAATGGGTAAATCTATGCAAGGAGCAGGAGGCTCTCTTGTGATGGGTGTCGTCATGAATTCTATTATGGCAAGGTCTGCGGCAAACAAAAGAATCTTAGAGCTTTCTCCAGAACAGTGGCTAACGGACGTTTATCATGAAGTCAATTCTGTATTTAAGTCTTTTAATGGAACAATGGTATTATCCGCTACCGTTCTAATGATAGACGATGAGAGTGGAGAAATGCTTTACTGGAATGCAGAGCATCCTTTTACCATTCTATACAGAGATGAAAAAGCAAACTTCATTGAAGATGGATTAAAACTTAGAAAATTGGGTTTAGATTCTGAATATGAATTTGCAGTGTATAAGTTTCAGCTTGTGCCCGGCGATATAATCATATTAGCCTCTGACGGAAGAGATGATATTGATATGACTCCGCATGAGCCAGTTAGAACAATCAACGACGATGAGTTTATGATTCTTTCTATTGTGGACGAGGCAAAATGCTCTATTCATGAAATAGAAAGGCTTCTGCATACAAAAGGTGATTTGACGGATGATCTTTCTATCTTACGAATTGATTATAAAATGAATGTAGCCGAAGAAACACATAGTTCTGATTCCATCGCACCCTCTTTTGAAGAAAGAGAAATTAGTAATGAAATCAATGTAAATGAAATCTATATGCAAAGTAAAAAGCTTTATCAAACTGGAGATATCGAGAAAGCAATCGACTTGCTTGCCAATGCTTATGCGGTCGAGCAGAATAATCAAAAATTAAATAAACTTCTTGGTTTACTTAGTCTAAAAGGAAAAGACTATGATACCGCAATAAAAGTTTTAAGTCAGTATTTGAGTCAAGACCCTGATACCGACGAAATCTGGTATTACCTTTCCATTGCCCAAAAGAAAATGGGAAATTACCTTTCGTCTTTAGAAGCAGCAAAGAAAGTCTATGAGCTTCAGCCAAATAATATTAACAATTTGGTTAACCTTTCTGATTTGCATAGACTCAATGGAAATTATATCGAAGCAAAAACTTTTTCCGAGAAAGTAATCGCAATAGACTCCGAAAATAAGAATGCTAAGAAACTTTTAAATGTTTTAAATAGTATGAATAATTGATTTTGATAAAATTTAAGGAAAAAGAATAAATGACCTGGCTAAATGTATCCTACCATTCTATCGGTGTTTTTATCACCTTTCTTATCCAGTGTATTTTGAGTTTATTTTTATTAACCCAAAAAAACAAAACTGTTCCAACATGGGGCTTATGGGGAATGTTTACGGGCTTTGCGTTTATGCTTTTCGGGTATTTTATGGCTTATACTGTGAGCGATTCCTGGGGGGCTTATCACCGTTATTTTACCATGATAGCTTTGTTTGGAAATTCTGGATTAATTGTTTTTTCCTATTTTTATCCAAAACTAGACAATCCGAGAGAAGCTAAAATTATTATACCTCTATGGTTTGTTGTTATTGCACTAGCTTACTTTGAGTTTATTTTTAGCACTCAAAAAATGGAAAAAGTATTTAACTTTACGGCTCATTTTTACACATTTGACTACGGCGCGAGAACGGCAGTTATTATTCTATTGTCTCAACTCTGGCCTATTTCGGTTTTAATAAGAAAGACAATTTTTTATTCTGATTACAATGGAATGTTTTCTGTTTGGTTAAGAAAGCCAGAAAAGTTTTTTTTGTATCCTCGGTTTTATTTTACACGCTTCATAGTAGGTTGGATTAAATTCTTTAATCCTAAAGGAAAAAAAGCAACTGCGATAAAAAGCTTTGTTAATTCTTTTTTGCTTCTTTTAATTATTGCAGTTTCAAACTTATTGAATAAATCGGGAATCCTCTCTTACGAATTATACGCACTTATCTATGCGAATGTAACTTTGGTAATTTGTTTTTCCATCATTGTCATCTTTATAAATAATTCACCGGAACCAACGACTTTCATGGTAAAGTTAGTTGGTATTAGCCTTGTTACTGTTTTATTAGTGCTAGGTTTTGTAGGCAATTTAACATTATCCTTAAGTGAAGAAGACTATGATAACCAAAGACGTGCACAAATTTTAGGATCCAAGCATTCCATTCTAGATAGAAAATATGATGAATTACCCGATGAAATTGAATATGTATTGTTAAAGCCTGCAATGGCTGATGTATTCGATAAGAGCTTCACGATTGAATTTATTAAGAAGCCCGATGTTTTAAATGCGCAAGGAATTAACCAGGGTGCAGATAGATTTAAAGAAGTTGCTTTAAAGGAAACTCTTACAAAGGTAATGAAAGAAAATAAGCGGGATATTCATAAAGATAAACCGACTGAGGAAGAATACGATGAGGCTTTAGTGAGATATAAAAAATCTCGCCAATATGAAAATCTAGCTAACGAAAATCTAGTAAAAGAAAACTCACCTATAATGAAACGTCTTTATCGCGATGCAGGTTCCCTTTATACTCATTTTGACTTTGTAAAGGACAATGTCAGATATGAAGTGGGATTCTCTTATGCTGAATACAGAAATCATACTCACCACAATGCTGTGCGGCTAATCTATATTATCTTGGTTACAACGTTTATCATTTTACTTCTTTTCCCAAAATTCTTTCATTCAAGTCTAGTAAAACCATTGAACGATTTACTAGAAGGTGTTACAAAAGTAAATGAAGGAAATCTAGACATAGAAGTTCCAATCAAAGTGCAAGACGAGATTGGTTTTCTATCAGAATCTTTCAATTCTATGGTTGCTTCTATTAAACAGGCAAGAAGGGAATTACAAGATTATGCTGAAAACTTAGAGGAAAAAGTTAAAGAGCGCACAAAAGAAGTGCAAGAGAAAATGGAAGAAGTGCAAAAGTTGAAGATTCAACAAGATGGTGATTACTTTTTAACATCCCTTTTAGCTAAACCACTT
This Leptospiraceae bacterium DNA region includes the following protein-coding sequences:
- a CDS encoding SpoIIE family protein phosphatase — protein: MTWLNVSYHSIGVFITFLIQCILSLFLLTQKNKTVPTWGLWGMFTGFAFMLFGYFMAYTVSDSWGAYHRYFTMIALFGNSGLIVFSYFYPKLDNPREAKIIIPLWFVVIALAYFEFIFSTQKMEKVFNFTAHFYTFDYGARTAVIILLSQLWPISVLIRKTIFYSDYNGMFSVWLRKPEKFFLYPRFYFTRFIVGWIKFFNPKGKKATAIKSFVNSFLLLLIIAVSNLLNKSGILSYELYALIYANVTLVICFSIIVIFINNSPEPTTFMVKLVGISLVTVLLVLGFVGNLTLSLSEEDYDNQRRAQILGSKHSILDRKYDELPDEIEYVLLKPAMADVFDKSFTIEFIKKPDVLNAQGINQGADRFKEVALKETLTKVMKENKRDIHKDKPTEEEYDEALVRYKKSRQYENLANENLVKENSPIMKRLYRDAGSLYTHFDFVKDNVRYEVGFSYAEYRNHTHHNAVRLIYIILVTTFIILLLFPKFFHSSLVKPLNDLLEGVTKVNEGNLDIEVPIKVQDEIGFLSESFNSMVASIKQARRELQDYAENLEEKVKERTKEVQEKMEEVQKLKIQQDGDYFLTSLLAKPLFFNANRSKAVTTDFLIHQKKKFEFRNKAADLGGDICITGNLKLGKPDNYNVYTMAMNGDAMGKSMQGAGGSLVMGVVINAIMSRSASNKRVLDVTPEQWLTELYREVDAVFKSFNGTMVISATILLIEEKTGEMYYFNAEHPAMILYRDACASFIEQELLLRKFGQESEFPFQVYRFQLLPEDVIILGSDGRDDIDLTPNEPIRTINEDETAILGIVEEAKGDIHEIESMIKNRGAITDDLSFLRVEFQPIAVSENAQQDLIQPITAKIEEQEIEIREDADLQIDVTEVYQQSKRLYQEGHINKALEVLMNAYSVEQNNQKLNKLLGLISFKGKDYATAIDVLSRYLQMDPDTEEMWYYLSLSQKKMGNYLASLDASRKVYELHPDNVNNLINLSDLYRLTGHFAEAREYSEKALSLDPNNQNAKKILNFLGNV
- a CDS encoding SpoIIE family protein phosphatase yields the protein MTFFHSVYDAIYLNYLSFGTLLSFIFTILLGIYLVTLPGKSKSTFHLGLGFFFMGLMNLSYVMAAMIYLPFAAFHRWGSVGFILPAILHLTQWLFYFPEDNYPRVRKIFQYTQWILAFIVEGVFIYASLHSNTKFHFTGHYWDFDSEWVSKIVGIVIFGYIITFALVGIVKTFLLKTEERWALLQVTIAILIASIVPAFMNILSRDGILDRGVFLTSFVLFTVFGFFFVVIIFINETKDRTSFMAKIVGVTMVSFLLLMQGMSFVTMKDKEVEYDAIRVENLERYLEGGHRHADMQYVLELSKDSGEINKIDYEDADNLDMPLIREDFLNSIVYEEIMELPIENFQNNIKTLLSTTHEEFGGYKNSILDFVEEHRGLSNEEMKSQLIPFFEKLNKTAFVGITKLDTFSDKDFCSETVKYLNKSKDLASFRDVIFVHLQDCNWNRSYLEPYKLKKEINKYLRYFKPTLTRHYRKSLDGGKHYVSYIKYNSTKKNVTEVGFSYLAYRKYMHPAARSQIIILFVVLFIVLGAFPLFFKGSLMNPLMSLLRGVAKVNSGNLDVVVSVKVQDEIGFLSQSFNSMVDSIKQARKELQDYADNLEEKVKERTKEVQEKMEEVQKLKIQQDGDYFLTSLLAKPLFFNANKSKLVTTEFIIHQKKKFEFRNKTADLGGDICITGNLKFGTPDNFRRYTLAMNGDAMGKSMQGAGGSLVMGVVMNSIMARSAANKRILELSPEQWLTDVYHEVNSVFKSFNGTMVLSATVLMIDDESGEMLYWNAEHPFTILYRDEKANFIEDGLKLRKLGLDSEYEFAVYKFQLVPGDIIILASDGRDDIDMTPHEPVRTINDDEFMILSIVDEAKCSIHEIERLLHTKGDLTDDLSILRIDYKMNVAEETHSSDSIAPSFEEREISNEINVNEIYMQSKKLYQTGDIEKAIDLLANAYAVEQNNQKLNKLLGLLSLKGKDYDTAIKVLSQYLSQDPDTDEIWYYLSIAQKKMGNYLSSLEAAKKVYELQPNNINNLVNLSDLHRLNGNYIEAKTFSEKVIAIDSENKNAKKLLNVLNSMNN